Proteins from one Telopea speciosissima isolate NSW1024214 ecotype Mountain lineage chromosome 1, Tspe_v1, whole genome shotgun sequence genomic window:
- the LOC122647294 gene encoding F-box/kelch-repeat protein At1g22040-like, whose protein sequence is MGSFLSSAGNRASEYGEVLQNENCKRPRLLSGFNDENPRLIPSLPDEISMQILARVPRICYLSMKKVSQSWNFAITRPELFDLRKELGTTEEWLYILTKVDDDKLLWYALDPLSRKWQRLPPMPNVAYEEEPKKGLSALRMWNVIGSSIKIADIIRGWLGRKDGLDRMPFCGCAIGAVDGCLYVLGGFSRSSAMKCVWRFDPVLNVWSEVSSMSIARAYCKTSILNNKLYVVGGVSRGRGGALTPLQSAEVFNPHTGVWSQVPSMPFSRAQVLPTAFLADMLKPIATGMTSYRGRLCVPQSLYSWPFFVDVGGEIYDPEIDSWVEMPNGMGEGWPARQAGTKLSVVVDGELYALDPSSSLDSGKIKMYDHQEDAWKVVVGKVPIRDFTDSESPYLLAGFLGRLHVITKDANHEISVLQANICKQLSSSPSTSSSPGRTMGASFSACGLSMPSDVLPVTPTDFSYQQCDSMAVVETEAWKVIATQNFGSAELVCCQVLDV, encoded by the coding sequence ATGGGGTCATTTCTGAGTTCGGCTGGTAACAGGGCTAGCGAGTATGGTGAGGTTTTACAAAATGAAAACTGCAAGAGGCCAAGGTTGTTATCAGGCTTTAACGATGAGAATCCGAGACTAATCCCTAGTCTACCGGATGAGATATCAATGCAGATTCTAGCTAGAGTTCCCAGGATTTGTTACTTGAGTATGAAGAAGGTGTCACAGAGCTGGAATTTTGCCATTACACGTCCTGAACTTTTCGATTTGCGAAAAGAACTTGGCACGACAGAAGAATGGCTTTATATATTGACCAAGGTTGATGATGATAAGCTTTTATGGTATGCATTGGACCCTTTGTCCAGAAAATGGCAACGGTTGCCACCAATGCCCAATGTTGCTTATGAAGAAGAGCCTAAGAAGGGTTTATCTGCTCTTCGGATGTGGAATGTGATTGGGTCAAGTATCAAGATTGCAGATATCATCAGGGGCTGGCTTGGACGGAAGGATGGCTTGGATCGAATGCCCTTTTGTGGTTGTGCTATTGGGGCTGTTGATGGCTGCCTCTATGTGTTAGGTGGATTCTCTCGATCTTCGGCCATGAAGTGTGTCTGGCGATTTGATCCAGTTCTAAATGTGTGGAGTGAAGTGAGCTCTATGTCCATTGCTAGGGCATATTGTAAGACAAGCATCTTGAACAACAAGCTTTATGTTGTTGGAGGGGTTAGTAGGGGTCGTGGTGGTGCACTGACTCCTCTTCAATCTGCTGAAGTATTTAACCCACATACTGGAGTGTGGTCTCAAGTACCAAGCATGCCATTCTCAAGAGCTCAGGTTTTACCTACTGCCTTTTTGGCTGACATGCTGAAGCCAATTGCCACTGGAATGACTTCATACCGGGGAAGGTTATGTGTGCCACAGAGTCTGTATTCCTGGCCCTTTTTTGTTGATGTTGGAGGAGAAATTTATGATCCTGAAATAGATTCATGGGTTGAAATGCCAAATggaatgggagagggttggCCTGCAAGGCAAGCAGGAACTAAGTTGAGTGTTGTAGTAGATGGGGAGCTATATGCACTGGATCCCTCTAGTTCTCTAGATAGTGGTAAGATCAAAATGTATGATCACCAAGAGGATGCATGGAAAGTAGTTGTAGGAAAGGTTCCTATTCGGGATTTCACTGATTCAGAGTCTCCATATTTACTTGCTGGTTTTCTAGGGAGGCTTCATGTCATAACGAAAGATGCCAACCATGAAATTTCTGTCTTGCAGGCTAACATCTGTAAGCAATTAAGTTCCTCTCCATCAACTTCATCTTCTCCAGGAAGGACCATGGGAGCAAGTTTCTCTGCCTGTGGTTTGTCCATGCCTTCTGATGTGCTCCCTGTAACTCCCACAGACTTTTCATATCAACAGTGTGACTCTATGGCAGTAGTAGAAACTGAAGCTTGGAAGGTTATTGCCACTCAGAATTTTGGGTCAGCTGAGCTGGTTTGCTGTCAAGTACTTGATGTCTGA